Proteins from one Euwallacea similis isolate ESF13 chromosome 13, ESF131.1, whole genome shotgun sequence genomic window:
- the LOC136412944 gene encoding uncharacterized protein, which translates to MGVTLQVITGLLLVLVAYTSTEERALRQIREAPPPSTTPSQNVTEINNRDLNKIVKTNPKTETLEPKSKLTNNANIFEGFPLKLSNYGDANDVHKSTSNGPKEDAVKLDDKDRNKNYNASKFWSSEIRIKDDNFTITQVSNTVTASTVDKSSQINRHPSFDNNSDLTTPTTKLFDQKFKQTVESFHGNYQKLDENEFDDEPHEEEDEDEDHDEDLEDLMKKLPERSSFEFEKTKTIVNNETVSKNSIHKDLNIEQKKIVKYKNVYNETMTYGDGVKEDIDEGVTARITTAKSPIITTKKSFKDVTTPHVVLDNNIGSETIVSPKNVTKVVLLRTTTILPPTVTQKLMLTTNQSTTTSTTPKAIIPDQDLTTELVTEKVELIINYTNIAERTNEVAKNIDLLTETTTQETTTLIPKTTTTFETTTLDTTEELPLTTTMFESVISTSDSGIRTSKSLENSIVAKQIIRNTSKAGVNSDKNEFKAESSENNEMDITTVSNDKVEEATMVDENGIEKDTTENIADKTTLNTVTAVVNEMSTETLVTTTPITSTTPDKMEASSIYSIQAEPSEPTPTTTEYTFIHMDGSDHDDTTLLSDTLDSSLPYSTSNASNDSLVPRKAPSIPELEISSSPISRNATTTIVSDTTALSDLTTNPSTEHSITTDDEGGSYKGKIAAIVILCVGAVCLVLLAGLLYIMKKRQKRLNYGPRCRPVTLDDYSIDNLSVYNSIRRKGGARMSKRSFGNPAFDDPVAPTHPLNFPALAKFSKNFEDIKAEFEDIPQITARTSELPEGCDTKNRYANVIPLPETRVYLAPIDGYANSDYINASYVTGPNNTKGYYIATQGPMQNTMDDFWRMVWEQQAKVILMLTHLVENGLEKCVDYLPLSEVLECSRMFGDFQVTLKKREVKEKYIISGLQLKNMVSNSWREVMHFWYLGWPEKGVPMEANSLIAFIIEARSYMKSGTPDNKNNNRLHNGATQTDHNPVIIHCSPGTGRTGVVIASDIAIREFEKTRLVDIPKIVHRIRRDRANAVQTKEQYIFIYKVVSLYAAKLTGGALENL; encoded by the exons ATGGGAGTTACGCTACAAGTAATAACAG GCTTACTCCTAGTACTAGTAGCTTATACTTCAACTGAAGAACGTGCCTTACGGCAGATTAGAGAAGCCCCGCCTCCCTCCACAACTCCATCACAAAATGTCACAGAAATCAACAATAGAGACCtgaacaaaattgtaaaaacgAACCCAAAGACTGAAACTTTAGAACCTAAATCTAAGCTCACAAACAATGCTAATATCTTCGAAGGATTTCCCCTTAAACTCAGCAATTACGGAGACGCTAACGATGTCCATAAATCCACTAGCAACGGTCCTAAAGAAGATGCTGTAAAACTTGATGATAAAGACAGAAATAAGAACTATAATGCTTCCAAATTCTGGTCTTCAGAGATTCGCATCAAAGATGACAATTTCACCATAACACAAGTATCAAATACGGTGACTGCGAGCACAGTGGACAAATCGTCACAAATAAATCGTCATCCCAGCTTTGACAACAATTCTGACCTAACAACACCTACTACCAAATTATTTGAtcagaaatttaaacaaaccGTTGAAAGTTTTCATGGTAACTATCAAAAACTAGATGAAAATGAGTTTGATGATGAACCGCACGAGGAAGAAGATGAAGATGAAGATCACGATGAGGATCTTGAAGATTTGATGAAAAAACTTCCAGAAAGGTCAAgctttgaatttgaaaaaacaaaaactattGTAAACAATGAGACGGTTTCCAAGAATTCCATACATAAGGATTTGaatattgaacaaaaaaaaatagtgaagTATAAGAATGTTTATAATGAAACTATGACGTATGGTGATGGAGTTAAAGAGGATATTGATGAGGGGGTTACGGCAAGGATTACTACTGCGAAATCACCTATTATTACTACGAAAAAGAGTTTTAAAGATGTGACCACTCCTCACGTGGTCTTGGACAACAATATTGGGTCAGAGACAATAGTAAGCCCAAAAAATGTAACCAAAGTTGTGTTACTGAGAACTACTACTATACTCCCTCCAACAGTCACCCAGAAACTTATGTTAACAACTAACCAATCAACTACTACTTCAACTACCCCTAAGGCTATCATACCTGATCAAGATCTTACGACAGAACTTGTTACAGAAAAAGTggaactaataataaattatacaaacaTTGCTGAGAGAACTAACGAAGttgctaaaaatattgatCTGCTTACTGAAACGACAACACAAGAAACTACTACTCTGATACCAAAAACTACCACAACATTTGAAACAACAACCTTAGATACAACTGAAGAATTACCCCTAACAACCACAATGTTCGAGTCTGTGATATCTACCTCTGATAGTGGGATAAGGACGTCGAAAAGTCTGGAAAACTCCATAGTGGCAAAGCAGATCATTCGGAATACGTCGAAGGCTGGGGTTAACTCtgacaaaaatgaatttaaagcTGAAAGCtctgaaaataatgaaatggaTATTACTACTGTAAGTAATGATAAAGTGGAGGAAGCTACTATGGTTGATGAAAATGGTATTGAGAAAGATACTACCGAAAATATCGCTGATAAAACAACGTTAAATACAGTAACCGCTGTTGTTAATGAGATGTCAACTGAAACATTGGTCACCACTACTCCTATTACTTCTACAACTCCAGATAAGATGGAAGCTTCTTCCATATACTCGATTCAAGCAGAACCTTCTGAGCCAACACCTACAACCACAGAGTACACCTTTATTCATATGGATGGATCAGACCATGATGACACCACTCTTCTTTCTGATACACTGGATTCAAGCCTCCCTTATTCAACATCGAATGCTTCCAATGATTCTCTAGTTCCCAGGAAGGCCCCAAGTATTCCTGAACTTGAAATTTCCAGcag TCCAATTTCCAGAAATGCGACTACTACAATTGTGAGCGATACCACTGCACTAAGTGACCTTACAACGAATCCTTCAACTGAACATAGCATTACTACTGACGATGAAGGGGGGAGTTATAAAGGGAAGATAGCTGCTATTGTGATTTTATGTGTAGGGGCTGTTTGCTTGGTCCTTCTGGCTGGGTTGTTG TATATCATGAAGAAGCGTCAAAAACGTCTCAACTATGGCCCAAGATGCAGACCTGTCACTCTAGACGACTACAGCATTGACAATTTGTCGGTCTACAACAGCATTAGAAGAAAAGGAGGCGCCAGAATGTCAAAAAGGTCTTTTGGAAATCCTGCTTTTGATGATCCA gTTGCTCCAACTCATCCCTTAAATTTCCCAGCTCTGGCgaagttctcaaaaaattttgaagatattaaaGCAGAATTTGAAGATATTCCTCAGATTACTGCCAGAACTTCGGAATTGCCTGAAGGATGTGATACGAAGAATCGATATGCTAATGTGATCCCCCTTCCAGAAACTAGAGTTTACTTGGCTCCAATTGATGGATATGCTAATAGTGATTATATCAATGCAAGTTATGTGACg ggCCCAAACAACACTAAGGGGTACTACATAGCAACCCAAGGACCTATGCAAAACACAATGGACGATTTCTGGAGAATGGTTTGGGAACAACAAGCAAAAGTTATCTTGATGTTAACTCACTTAGTGGAAAACGGCTTG gaaaaatgtGTGGACTATCTCCCACTATCTGAGGTACTCGAGTGCAGCAGAATGTTTGGAGATTTCCAAGTGACCTTAAAGAAAAGAGAAGTTAAGGAAAAGTACATCATATCGGGCTTGCAACTAAAG AACATGGTTTCCAACAGCTGGAGAGAAGTTATGCATTTCTGGTATTTGGGCTGGCCGGAAAAGGGAGTTCCAATGGAAGCTAATTCTTTAATTGCTTTTATAATCGAAGCTAGAAGTTATATGAAATCTGGGACTCCAGACAATAAG AATAATAACAGACTGCATAATGGTGCAACTCAAACTGACCATAACCCTGTGATCATACACTGTAGTCCTGGGACTGGAAGAACAG GGGTGGTAATTGCAAGTGATATAGCAATAAGGGAGTTTGAGAAGACTAGACTTGTGGATATTCCGAAGATAGTTCATAGGATACGGAGAGATAGGGCTAATGCTGTTCAAACGAAAGAGCAATATATATTTATCTACAAG GTGGTGAGCCTTTATGCGGCAAAACTAACTGGGGGAGCTTTAGAAAACCTTTAG